In Gadus chalcogrammus isolate NIFS_2021 chromosome 11, NIFS_Gcha_1.0, whole genome shotgun sequence, a single window of DNA contains:
- the bnip3la gene encoding BCL2 interacting protein 3 like a isoform X1 yields the protein MSTAAAQQNNNGEPGLQVSWVELEINGNTEAQPPPSLAPAPEPLNGNAGESVMGVLPEELDESLVGGLEHVPSSSSIHNGDMEKILLDAQHESSQSSSSCNSPHRPPSPDHDQDEGQITFDVDMSSTRGSQSEEEEEEADAEKDREEDILMNTGDDWVNDWSSRPENIPPKEFHFKHPRRSGSLSMRKSGVMKKGGVFSAEFLKVFIPSLLLSHIIAIGLGVYIGKRIATSPSSSY from the exons ATGTCTACCGCTGCTGCTCAACAAAACAATAACGGAGAGCCGGGACTGCAAG TTTCTTGGGTAGAACTGGAAATCAATGGCAACACAGAGGCACAACCCCCTCCTTCATTAGCCCCCGCCCCTGAGCCCCTGAATGGGAACGCCGGGGAGTCCGTCATGGGGGTGCTTCCGGAGGAGCTGGACGAGAGCTTGGTAGGAGGCTTGGAGCAtgtgccctcctcctcctccatccacaaTGGAGACATGGAGAAGATACTACTGGATGCACAGCATGAGTCGAGCCAGAGCAGCTCCTCCTGTAACAG TCCGCACAGGCCGCCCAGCCCGGACCACGACCAGGACGAGGGTCAGATCACCTTCGATGTGGACATGTCCAGCACAAGGGGAAGCCAG tctgaggaggaggaggaggaggcggacgcAGAGAAGGATAGGGAGGAAGATATCCTGATGAACACCGGTGACGACTGGGTGAATGACTGGTCGAGTAGACCTGAAAACATCCCTCCAAA GGAGTTTCACTTCAAGCATCCTCGGCGCTCAGGCTCCCTCAGTATGAGGAAGAGCGGCGTGATGAAGAAAGGGGGCGTGTTCTCCGCGGAATTTCTCAAAGTCTTCATCCCTTCCCTGCTCCTCTCGCACATCATCGCTATCGGCCTTGG GGTCTATATCGGGAAGAGAATCGCCACATCGCCATCAAGCTCTTACTGA
- the bnip3la gene encoding BCL2 interacting protein 3 like a isoform X2, translated as MSTAAAQQNNNGEPGLQELEINGNTEAQPPPSLAPAPEPLNGNAGESVMGVLPEELDESLVGGLEHVPSSSSIHNGDMEKILLDAQHESSQSSSSCNSPHRPPSPDHDQDEGQITFDVDMSSTRGSQSEEEEEEADAEKDREEDILMNTGDDWVNDWSSRPENIPPKEFHFKHPRRSGSLSMRKSGVMKKGGVFSAEFLKVFIPSLLLSHIIAIGLGVYIGKRIATSPSSSY; from the exons ATGTCTACCGCTGCTGCTCAACAAAACAATAACGGAGAGCCGGGACTGCAAG AACTGGAAATCAATGGCAACACAGAGGCACAACCCCCTCCTTCATTAGCCCCCGCCCCTGAGCCCCTGAATGGGAACGCCGGGGAGTCCGTCATGGGGGTGCTTCCGGAGGAGCTGGACGAGAGCTTGGTAGGAGGCTTGGAGCAtgtgccctcctcctcctccatccacaaTGGAGACATGGAGAAGATACTACTGGATGCACAGCATGAGTCGAGCCAGAGCAGCTCCTCCTGTAACAG TCCGCACAGGCCGCCCAGCCCGGACCACGACCAGGACGAGGGTCAGATCACCTTCGATGTGGACATGTCCAGCACAAGGGGAAGCCAG tctgaggaggaggaggaggaggcggacgcAGAGAAGGATAGGGAGGAAGATATCCTGATGAACACCGGTGACGACTGGGTGAATGACTGGTCGAGTAGACCTGAAAACATCCCTCCAAA GGAGTTTCACTTCAAGCATCCTCGGCGCTCAGGCTCCCTCAGTATGAGGAAGAGCGGCGTGATGAAGAAAGGGGGCGTGTTCTCCGCGGAATTTCTCAAAGTCTTCATCCCTTCCCTGCTCCTCTCGCACATCATCGCTATCGGCCTTGG GGTCTATATCGGGAAGAGAATCGCCACATCGCCATCAAGCTCTTACTGA